CATTTATTTGTATTTAGAAAACCAGGAAAAGGAGAAAAAACTGAAAAATTCAGAGAAAGCCAGATGATTTAACTCCTCCAAAGCTCAAAAAGAGAAATACCGTATTTCTTAGGCGCTGGCCTATTTCGAACGGCAGTCGTTATTATTTTGTCTATATCACCGTATTCGCTCTGTGCGATCCATCGTATGAACCGCATAAGAAACTCCCGGGGAGGATCAAGTTTGCTTTCTTTACATCCCCTTTTGCCATAATTCCAATCCTGCTCGGCCATTAATAATGAGCCATAGAAAACGGTTACATCAGGAGGATCGAGTTCCATTGAGAAATTTATACCCCGAACATCGTCTAGGACCCCATTTATGCCTTCCCCATGATTAATCCTTTCAAATGCCAAAAACACAGCCCTTGCATGCTTTTCATCACTTATCCGCTTAAGATACAGGTCAAAGAACAACCGGACATGCGTTGGGGCAAATTCTTTTCTTCCCTCCGGTTGAAGAACGACTCTAAAGTCCCCCAGGCATATTTTGTCCGTTCTAACAATGTAGACCTTGGTTCCGTTGGAGCCAGAATATAACAGTATCCTTCCCCCTTCTTTGATAACTCTGCGGGTCTTTTTAGTCTCCTTTATTTCCGCAGGTCTTAGCTTTTGAACTATCTCAAAAACATCGTCCACTCTCACGAACTTCACCAAATATCAAAAAGAGGGCAGGACTTTTTAAATAGATCGCTCTGCAACGGTTAAATACTCAACAAGCGATTTAGACGCCATCAAAGCCTTCGATCTACCGTTGTTGACAAGAAGCTTTGCTCTTTCCCGCCCTACTCGTAATTCCTTGGGAACATTTGTAACAAGCATCTCCGGAACTTCACCCCTGCGATCGGCTTTTGAGTTTATTGGCCTCTTCGCGTAGATCTTGAATATCTCAAATCCCTCTATCCCCTCATACAGCTCACGAACCGGCTTTACATAGGAGTTGCTCAGGATAAAGTAAACCCCTTTCTCATGCAGCTCAAGGCAAACATCCCTGAGGCGCTTCTGGTCTTCTTTGCTGAAGTCTTCTTTCGAATAGCTAGTAAAACTGGCAGTTTCTGAAACCGGATGATATGGGGGATCAAAATAAACCAAGTCTCCAGGCTTCGCAACTCTCAAGATGTAAATGAAATCTTCGTTGTAAATATTGAGCTTTTTCAAAACTTCACTAGCCCTCCTAAGTCGCTCTTCATCCACTATCTTGGGGTTTTTGTATCTACCAAACGGGACATTGAACTCGCCTTTCCTATTCTCACGGTATAAACCATTGAAAGCAGTTTTATTTAAGTACAAAAGCAGGCTTGCGAGTCTGATATTTGGAATCTCAAATCCACTCCTGACTATCTCATTGAACTCAGAACGGGCCATGTAGAAATATTCTTTCTCATTTTTGTGTCTCTTCGCATCTTCAATTAGTTCGTCAACGTGATCTCTAACGACAACGTAGAAGTTGATGAGTTTGGGGTTTATGTCGTTTATAGTTCCCCTTTTGGGATCCATCAAGAAAGTAACCGCACCACCACCAAAAAATGGCTCGTGGAACGTTCTATTTCTAAAGTCCTCCGGCATTAAAGCAACGATTTCATGGAGTATCTGTCTCTTTCCACCGGCCCACTTAAGGATAGGTTCTGCCATCGATTACATCCTCCCAGCCGTTGTTTAGGCCACGCCCTAATAAGGCATTCGATAAAATCACGTGCAACATAAATATAAAATTTTTGGTGCAACACAATATTCACAATTTGTAATCAAGACCCAATATCTTCCTAACGTAGTTAGATACGTCCAACCCCTCCTCCTGCGCCCGCTTAGAGATCATCTCATACTCATCCTCAGTAACGCGGATTGACAACCACTTATTCCGCTTGTTTTTGACAGCTACCGTTCTAGCTTCAGTTTCCCATATTTCCTTTAGGGCCCTAGCTTTTTTCTTAAGTAGTTTGGTGCTATTTAACCCTGAAAATTCCCTAGCAAGAATTTTCTTGAAATCAGAACATACTTGAGGATCTCCTCTAGAATATTTAGCAAACTCATTCACGGCCAGTTCAACGGCAATAGTTTCATTTGGAACATTTTCAGATTTCAGGATCACTTCAAAGGCCCTAGTTCCAGCAACGGGAATTTTTAGCTTACGGGTAGCCGGAGTCTTTAACGCTATGAGTTGTTCTATGATCTTTTCGAACATGAGTTCCACCAATATAACGTGCAACATAAAGGGAATTTAAAGGTTAACCCGCTGAAAGTCAGATTACTTTTCGATTTTTATACGAAACCTAAACACGACAGGAATATTGGAGAAGAAGTATTCAATTTAAATCGAGGATATTCATACTGAAACTTCTGCAAAGGAGATTATCACAAAGGTTCTAAACCATAAGCCCGACTTCAAGCCCCTCATCCCAAAGCTGAAGTTCATCACCAACAAGAAGCGCTGGAGCGGGCACCTGATGGGCAAGGCGATGAGAGAACTGCCAGAGGGGGACTACAAGCTTATTGAAAGCCTGCTTTGATTCCCAACTTTTTCCGCTGCTCCTTGATAACAAGTATCTTGGAGAACCGGAGTAATTGTCTTTTATCCAGAAGATCAATCAAAATCTTAGCATCCTCCATGCATTGTTCAAATATATCCCTTAGCTGTTTATTTTCCATCTCCAGCTCCATGACCCTATAGCGTAACCTCCAGTTCTCTCTTTCGAGTTGCTTTATCTTGTGGGGATCCGATGCCTCAATGAGCCTTTCAAGCCCACCCTCCACCGCACCCAAGAACGCGTCTGGATCACTGGAAAAGTGGAGGAGTTGCCTGACATCAACGTATCCCCTCTGGATCAGCAGGAGGAGAGTTTTCTCCCCAAGTTTGGAGTATATATCCCTCCTAACGAGCATGTCCTTCACTTCTGAACTCAAAAGTCCCGAAATTACCCTATCAACCTCCCTAAAAGTTGTTGTTTTGAAACTGTACCGGAGTTCAGTTCTGCCCGCAGTGGTCTTTTGAGGTCTCTTCGGTGTGCTGCGGAATTTAGGGGAAGCCGGAGTTTCCACACTTTCTGTCCCCATACCGGAAGGATCCTGAGACATTCCAAATTTACTGGATTCCCACTCTCCCCGGTATTCCTCAAACGCCGCTATCAATCTCTCCCACGCTTTTTTAACCACATTCTTGTGGCGTCCAGATTTTCTGGAGGCCTCCCTGAACGATTTGGACGTGTAAAGGGGCTCAACGGTCTCCCACTGGGCAGGTGTTAGCACCTCCAGGTGGCTATCGGCAAGCCATTCCACGAACTCCACAGGGGGTAGCATTTCTCTCCAGGACACGGAAGTAATTTTTGGACGGGAATGGACACTGTCCCCCTCGTTCTCTACAGATGGTTCTCCGCCGGGATTTTTATTGGGCGCAATCCCCTCCACCATGTTTATTACCGGTGAAATGTTTAACATTATCATTTAAATCATTTACGCTAAGTTCACATCATGACAGTTATCCGGCGGACGGGGGGCATCTGGGCACTACAAACCACGTGCACACAGGAAGATAGACAGGTAGAAAAGGTCATGCACTTTCCCATATTCATGGCCAATCTGGGGTTAAAATTACTGGTTCTCGCGTGAACTATTCACGCGAGAAATTGGAAAAAGCTGAATGCCCAGGATGCCCACGTGCCCATTGTGCCCATGGACATGTTAAAATAATTCCGAAATGCGGCACTAAATTCAAAATCCACGGGGAGGGCAGTTACGATAATGAACCCCGAATCCGGAACTATTATGCGCATCGATGTTTTTATTTGTTTCAATATCCGGAAGAATATCCATTAATTAAAATAACTTCAACTAGGGAAAC
The sequence above is a segment of the Thermococcus sp. genome. Coding sequences within it:
- a CDS encoding DNA adenine methylase, which codes for MAEPILKWAGGKRQILHEIVALMPEDFRNRTFHEPFFGGGAVTFLMDPKRGTINDINPKLINFYVVVRDHVDELIEDAKRHKNEKEYFYMARSEFNEIVRSGFEIPNIRLASLLLYLNKTAFNGLYRENRKGEFNVPFGRYKNPKIVDEERLRRASEVLKKLNIYNEDFIYILRVAKPGDLVYFDPPYHPVSETASFTSYSKEDFSKEDQKRLRDVCLELHEKGVYFILSNSYVKPVRELYEGIEGFEIFKIYAKRPINSKADRRGEVPEMLVTNVPKELRVGRERAKLLVNNGRSKALMASKSLVEYLTVAERSI